AACTCATCTTCCTGGCCAAATTTGGGTTCAGGGTTCCAATTCTGGAGAGCCAAAGAAAGTGGTCAAAAAAGAAGTAGACCATTTCCCCTGCATTAGCAAGAACAGCAAGGAACCGAAGGGTGGGCGTGGAGCCAGGGCTTCTTCTCAATGCATTGAATCCTGTGAGAAACCGGCCGGTTCGAAAAGCCTTCCGGCTAAGGCCAGAGGCAACTTCCCACTGCTTGGCTCTTTGAGCAATTTCTGGGTTTTTAGCCTCAACATGCCAGTGGACAAGCTTAGAGACATATTGGAAGGTCTTAACAAGCTTGTCAATGCCATCTCTCTTTGCTAGGAAGATGACCAGTTTGTCTACTGTATCATTATTCATGGTTGAAAATTGTGAGCAGAGAGGGTTTGGTTGTGGTTGATGAAGAAGTAAGAATTGTCGTTGGTTGATCAGAGAATTTGGGTTAGATTACtagaacaaacaaaaccaaggaGCACCACAAAATTAGTTGCAGGATTTTGGATAATAGCACATATATGCTTGTGGCTGGACCTTGCTATGCACCTTGCTACCAGTAGTTTTTGTGTCATCTGTTCTGTTTTGTCTGTACAATTTTCCAACTCTAGGCCTTCTTGTCTTTTAGCAGAGACAACAGTCCAGTCCTTGTCACCTCAGCACAAGACTCCAAGATTAGTCTCCACCTTTACATTTCCATAATTCTCTCCTTCATCTCATGCGCCAGAATTGTGTACCTATAATTGTTCCTCAAGTCCCATGCACTCTCCATGCTGCAGAATTTTAGCAAAGGGGTTCTGATTTATTAGTTGAATAATGTaatgaaaacataaaatattgtttttaaaatttggctAAAGTGATACAGGATGTGTAGCTTATAAATGTGTTAAtatgtttttaaattatttatatctTAATATAGGCTATTATTTCAGTGCGAgtataaactaaaataaatgtgTTATAAGATGAATTAACTGTAACGGCCCATGTCACGGTCACAGTGAAGAGCCAAGTTATTACCAGTAGTACCCTCCACGtataccaccaccacctccaaaCTTACccctttctcctctctctctgtctttctcAGATTGTTCTAGTCCTTCCTTGGTGGGCAAAACCCTAGATGGCCTAAAAAGCAATAGGACCAATTTCACCGCCCAGTCCTCACCACCCTCACTGATTCCTCTGGTGCAAACCCTTCTGAATTTATTCTCTCCAACCCACACCAGTCTAATTGTTATCTTTCTTAATTTCAAATCACCACTTCGCCATAGTCATGGACGCTCAGAGAGCTCTGCTAGATGAACTTATGGGCGCAGGTATTTCCTATAAACCCTAGTTAATCGTTGCTTTGCTACCTACCTATTTGTTTTTGCTTCCTCGGGCAATTGGGTGTTATGATTTGGTAAATTTggatttgtttgaaaaagataACTGTTCTAATGGGGTTtgattatttgatttgatattttttttggttagtcTTGCTTTAAATTaacttttattgattttgaataCTGGTTTCTGGTGAATTCCAGCTCGTAACTTGAcggaggaagagagaaaggggTACAAGGAAATTACTTGGGATGATAAGGAGGTCTGTGGAGCCTATATGGTTCGATTTTGTCCTCACGATCTGTTCATCAATACCCGAAGTGATCTAGGTGAGTTGCAATTAAAATTCTTGTTGAAATTGACTTATCTTAaactatgttttttttttttcgctgAGGAAGCAcgggaaagaaaataagacCCAATGCTTAAATGATGATTAGAAAtctcaatttcttttgaatCATATACTTCATTTGTGTTTGCAGAGTGCATGGTTTCACTGActgtaattttttgtttttgaatcaGGCCCCTGCCCTAAAATTCATGACCCAAAGTTGAAAGAAAGGTGATTAAGTGAACATTTAATAGCgtataatttttcattccGGAAATGTTATCGAGGTTTCACATTGTGCTTTCTACAGTGTTTTTGAGTGCATTCAGTTTTGATGCAATCAAAAGGGGTCATTTGTGTTTGTTCGTTAATTGTTTTGTCATGATTTTATTGGAAGCTACACATCATTTTGTAAAGTTGAGCATGCTTAACGCAATACTTACAACTGATGATTATTTTTCTGCTTCTGTTGTAAGATTGTTGCTTATCTTGTCTTCATATGAATAAGTTAGCTGCTTTATATGTGTGATGTAGGGTGTAGGATGAAACTTTGATATGCCTTACATGGTATGCTAAGCGGTTgctggttttttctttttgaggtAACTGATTTAAACATTTTGATAAGATCTTTCCGAGAAGGGAAGAGGAATCTATCAATTTCCAAGTCAGAAATTACTAAGTAGTAGGACAGGATATAGAGTGATATGTTTGATTAGTGATGATCTGCTGGATTAGATCATTCATATATGCTTATTGCCATAATTATTGATTTTGGGAGACAATTATGACATGCTTGACAGTTCAGCTAAAAGCAGTCAGTGATGATTTACAACCCCCCCCCTCAAAAGGGGTTCTGCTCCTAGTGATTGGACCTTTTGTCAGCTGATTTCTTTCGTTTTTCTTACCTCTATACTGTTGGCAAATAGATATTTTTGCATGAATTGTCGGGGGAAATGGGATGTAATTGCTATCTTTACGAGTCTAAGAAGAATGTCTAGACGGTTTTGGCAAAACTTGAACTTCTATTTTCGACCTTAGGTGATGGTCAGGGGTCATTTAATGCATTCTCCCATTTCTTTAGTTTAAGAACTTACTGCACATTTCAGGTATATCATAATTTTAATATCAAAAGTCAAGGCACCAGAAGACTACAGATTGTCCAGCTTTTTTTCACTCCTTTGATCATGTCCTCCAGCTCAAAACCTGTTgctttttacttttgtttacagccttttcttttttcttatttcccCTGCTTTCAGGATGTGACTAtactttctattttaattcttCATGCCATTGATTTTAGTTTTGAGGAGTCCCCAAGGCATGATGCATATGTGCCCAAGTTTGAAGCTGAACTAGCTCAGTTTTGTGAGAAATTGGTATGTTACACATCTCCTGTTGGTCTTCATGatctctagttttttttttttcacctaTATTTATCGGTCATATGCTACTTGCGTTGCAGGTGATGGATTTAGATAGAAGAGTAAAGCGTGGGCGAGAACGCCTTGCTCAGGAGGTTGAACCTGCACCGGCACCTCCACTGTCAGCAGAAAAGTCTGAACAGTTATCTGTTCTGGAGGAAAAGATAAAGAACTTGCTGGAACAAGTTGAGACCCTTGGTGAAGCTGGAAAGGTGGATGAAGCTGAAGCACTCATGAGAAAGGTGCTGCTATTATATCCTGAGTTTTTCTAGTTTCCTATATTGCAAATGATTTTTCCAGAAAGTTTACACACTGCCCCACAATGTTTATTATTGTGCATACCTTTTATTAGATTCTCTATCATACAATTACAGGTACATGAAAGttgactttgatttatttaaaatttcttttgacaGGTGGATATGCTTAATTCTGAGAAGACAGCCTTGGCTCAACACCCTCAGAATGATAAAGTGTTGATGCTTGCACAGGAGAAAAAAATGGCACTCTGCGAGATATGTGGTTCATTTCTTGTGGCCAATGATGCTTTAGAGAGGACTCAGTCTCATGTTACAGGGAAGCAGCATATTGGTTATGGCATGGTCCGAGATTTTATCACTGAGTACAAGGTGAGTCTCTCTTTGAATGGTGAAATACTGAAGCTAAGGGAAAAAGTAATTTCTTTCTCCGAGATTTCAATACATGGACTTTATTTTCAGGAAACTAAGGAGAAggcaagagaagaagaaaggttaGCAAGGGAGAAAGAAGCAGAAGAACGGAGGAAACAGAGGGAGAAGGAAAATGAGAGTAGAAGGAGAAGTAATTCAAGTGATAGGGACAGGTATCGTGATAGGGATCGTGACAGGGAGCGGGACAGATATCGAGAACGCGATTCAGATCGTGAAAGGTCTAGAGAGTGGAATGGCAGAGGTAGTCGGGATGGAGGGAGAGGGGCGGATTGGAGGTCCAGGAATGGAAGAGATGGGGGCAGGGATAGGTACCGTGATCGAAGCAGGTCACGTTCCCCTGTTAGACATAGTCACAGGAGGTCACCTAGAAGTCCAGTTCGCCCATATTAATGAATTGTGTAGATAGATGTCTGagctttgaaattttttgaggTAGATTTTCATATCTCTAAGGTTTTATGAACATGTTCATTTGgagtcttaattaaattttcatcATGGGTGAAACTCTTTTGCTATCTCACAGCTTTGTTGAGACTATACCATCTCCCTTTCATCAATATTATAAGCGGAGAAAAGGGTTGAGGTAGGTATTATTCTAATATTGTAactcattttaaaattcattttagaCTTGAATGAGGTAAATTTAATTTCTGTATGAAACTTCTCTGAGACAATTGTTTTCGGAGTCTCACATCCCCATTTGTTGGGAAGTCATTGTTTGCTACTTTCTGTGTTGTCACATATTTAAGACATCAGACCCGaaaatgaatgcatgattgaTCCACCGCAGCTGGAAGATGATggtttttaatcatttttgaGGTAACATATTTATCATCTATATATCATCGCCAACCAATACAAtatttccttcctttctttcctccTCCGTCTTGTATCTGGTTTTCAGTTTTAACCACTCTATTGCAAGTGGTGCTTGTTTGCTATGTGTTTAACTGGGGAGGGAGAAGATATCAATCATGAGATGTGGATAATGTGCTACATGTTGCTCTCAAGGTATTTTTTAGGGGACTCTCCATACTTAACTAGAAAATGGTCTGATTTTTCGCCCTTGTAATGGTTTCTAATTTTCAAAAGGCTCATTAGTTTTCCCTCTTTTCACCCTTCCCCTTTTAGCTTTTAGCATATCGAAATTTAATACTAGAACTGGTGCAAGCATTACTTTTTAATAATTGGCAGTGAGCGCGAAAATGCCAATCATTTTTCAGTCGTGGTAAATCTGTAAATTACATTATCATGTGAAATAGGTAGCTTTGGAATCTACCACGGTGGACTGGGATGCAAGGTGTTCCCTTCTTTTGCAATATAAAATTTGCAGTTAATCGGTCGATGGAGGTAACTGCCAATCATAATCCGCAGATTAGTGTATCTCTTTTTATAGTTTGCAGGAAGGAAAGGGGGCAGATTAATTTGGTGAAACATGACGCTTAGATTTGTGGGCGGTCAATATTTTCTCATGGCAAGCAATGGTTTATGCAGGGGAACCTTATATTCACCTTGCCGAACTACTTCATGAGTGGACAAATTGAATTCCCTTCGCTGATGGGCATGTGAATTTGGAATAACCAGCATCTCATATATTCTTTATCACCTTTGACTCGTTGTAATCTTTACGATATTATTTTAATGACATGCGTCAAGGAGTGTAGTGTTTATGGTGCACATTTGACATGCTTTTCTGATAATAAGATTATTATGGCGTGGTTTGacctaaaaaaacaaagcccTTTCAGTGATCAAGAAAATACTTTGAAGAGATTTTGCAACgaagaaagaaattttttattctgaTTTCTCAACGTGAACGGACAGAATGTCGTTGTGCGAAAACAGGCTCTTTAATGGAACGCAAACTACAAATATATTGCAAAATGTTGAAAACCCAGAATGATGGATGCTTTAATTATCACTTCTGATGCAAACAACATAAATTCAAATGATTTCAAATAGATAAGGTAAAATTTCCATGGCACGTAAAAGTatcccacttttttttttcaccatGGCGTGTAGTTTTTGTGAAGGACGAGTATAATAGGtacaaaatgaaagaaatcaaaaaaaattcccagACAAAGATGACTATTCTAGATTCAAACGCCGCATCTTACATACAAGGTTTGCAGTTGGAAGATCAAGCTGATTTCCTGAATCTGACTTGAGAAGATCTTTGAGCTGGTCTCTTGGGGTTGAAAGGCAGGTGTGAAATGTAGCAAGGACCGGAGGAATTGGCATTGACAAGGCAGAAAGAACATTACTTAGATACTCAATGTCAACAGATAACTGTTGCGATCCTCGATCCGTGATGTACTGAATCCCTCGCAGTTGCTCCATGTAAAGA
Above is a window of Prunus persica cultivar Lovell chromosome G2, Prunus_persica_NCBIv2, whole genome shotgun sequence DNA encoding:
- the LOC18784899 gene encoding peroxisomal membrane protein 11B gives rise to the protein MNNDTVDKLVIFLAKRDGIDKLVKTFQYVSKLVHWHVEAKNPEIAQRAKQWEVASGLSRKAFRTGRFLTGFNALRRSPGSTPTLRFLAVLANAGEMVYFFFDHFLWLSRIGTLNPNLARKMSFISAFGESFGYIFFIISDFIALKEGLEAERELAALEDKSTDKKIESLRKIRSDRVMRLMAVAANVADLFIAVADIEPNPFCNHTVTLGISGLVSAWAGWYRNWPS
- the LOC18786065 gene encoding luc7-like protein 3: MDAQRALLDELMGAARNLTEEERKGYKEITWDDKEVCGAYMVRFCPHDLFINTRSDLGPCPKIHDPKLKESFEESPRHDAYVPKFEAELAQFCEKLVMDLDRRVKRGRERLAQEVEPAPAPPLSAEKSEQLSVLEEKIKNLLEQVETLGEAGKVDEAEALMRKVDMLNSEKTALAQHPQNDKVLMLAQEKKMALCEICGSFLVANDALERTQSHVTGKQHIGYGMVRDFITEYKETKEKAREEERLAREKEAEERRKQREKENESRRRSNSSDRDRYRDRDRDRERDRYRERDSDRERSREWNGRGSRDGGRGADWRSRNGRDGGRDRYRDRSRSRSPVRHSHRRSPRSPVRPY